Genomic window (Saccharomyces cerevisiae S288C chromosome X, complete sequence):
TAAGATAAGCGGGAGATAGCATCATATGAACTTTTGCACTCAAACGAAGAAAGCACGTGAGGATTGAAGAAAACGGATCGCCGAATCCAGCGTGAATTGAGCTCAACAATTTTTAACTATATCAATCTCTTTCACTTTAAACACTACCACTTAAATCTTTTTAAAACGCTTTGCCCAATGaccctttttttattaaggTTGCTGAgctattttttctatacTATTGTCAAACTCCAAAGATATTTTGagctttattttcttgcaAACAAAATACCCTACTGCTTAATAAATGCAATGTATACATAGTTTTCAAGGTACATTATATTTTAAAGTTACCTCAGGCCTGTTTGCCCTTGCATTCTACAGTCCCTTTGTAAGGGTGTGAGACAAAAGGCCTCGTTAGCTACGACTGTTGAAATCGTTTGAATTCGGCTTACAATCTAACTTTGACTGCGCAATTGTTCATGAATTTATAGTGTGCTTGCGAGGGGCAACTTCATACGAAGGCTTGTAGGACCCCTAAGTGCATCCATAAACATGCTCAAAGATTGTCTTAGAAACCACAAGGAGAACGCACAGTATGAATTAAATAAGTTGCGCTCTGctagaatattttgacgATTACAAAGTCAGAGATCGAAACATTTCCGCTGTGCAACTAAGTAATTTTCCCAATCTTTGGAGAAAATCAATAATCACAAGATTAGTACTTATCCTCTTGTAGGCTTCTCTCTTTCGCTATAAATAGAGcagaaaaatatgataCAGAAGGTCGAAAGTTTGCTTCGCTGACTGAAGCTTTCTGTCAAGAGTTGACAAAAACATACAAGATTCAGTATTGATAATAAATGGCCTGCACTTAAGACTCAACCATCCCAATAAGTTACCTAGTTGTGTTACCTAAGCTAGGAAAATACACATTGAAAGATGTTTTACAAAGTATTGTAAAGGTACAATGCATTCTAGGCCGAATGTTCATTTCGGATTGTAATATGTAGTCAACGATAACGAACCTCATGGTTATGGTTATTTCTGTTCCAAATTTGCAAAATAGATCTTCATTGTCGTTGTCGGAACGGGTGGTTTATAATTTTAGTAACCATAGTAACTGAATAAAGTGACCAAACAGTATACTTCATAGCTCCAGGCTAGGAAACAAGATACTACTGCGAAACTAGCGGAAGAAGTTACGTTAAAGATCTATTAATTCAATGTTAATTCAAATTTAATATACGTAGGGATGCGAGTTATTACATTGGAAATATAGCAAATCACTGAAATACCATCATTTTGAATACATTCGTCATCGCCGCATCAGTTATACGTTTCTGCTATACCGTATAAGAATACTTGCTTCTATTCTTAGTTATACTGAATTTTAGACATTAATAAACTACTAACGGTTGCTACTACACTACACTATTCTTCTACCAATGTCGATGAGAGCGAACTCTTCAGAAAGCAGTTTACttgaataaattttttcaaaggccCTCATTTCTAATGCCTTGTGACCTAGAATTTAGCAGCGTCAACTTTATGGAGCGTTATTTCTCAATTCCATCTTTGTGCCGCGTAGTTCTATCTTACATAACTTTATTTTAAGAAGAGCTTTAGTTCATGTTCTTGGAAgaattccttttttgaCACGATTTTTAACCTAAAGGCtaaattttatttaaacTAACAGTGAACAAAGTATTTAAAGCTTCATATGTGAGTTGTCGAACACGTCAATAAACGGAGGTAATAAAATGAAGGAtgagggaaaaaaaaaaccataATTTTAGGCTGAAGCCCATATTGTGatatttttaatgttttcttagaaaaattaaaaaactTCTCAATTAAATGTAAAATTTTACTTGTTGGCGATACCTTAGAGGATTCAAATTTAACTAGTGTTAATATACGAACTGGTAACACTAATGTTTAGATACCTGTATATCATACAAACCATTCAAAGTGTATAGGAGTATGTTCACAAACCGTAGTATTATGTGCTACATGAATCAAGTATAgatttaaaatttctttcaagtCAATTTAAATTATTTTACAATTGTTTATATGCTTGTGAAGATTATATTGTATCACTATAGCAGTAATAAAGCGACAACAGCAACGATAGCGGTACCAAAAATGTTATCTTTATCGAAATTATAGGCACCGTTGGTATTGATACTGACAGTATAAGAAGCAGATGAATGAGCAATGGAAGTAGCCGAGGAGGCTTTTGGAATTGGTGAGATGACTTTGCTGGTAGCGGTCGCGATTGGTGCAGTTAACATGGTACAGGTTCCACCTGAGCAGTTGGTCACAGTAGTTTGAGTGATAGACAATCCGGTTCTGGTAAACATGCTAATCCCTGCATCGACAGTAGTCAGGGTGGTACAGGCACCCGCAGAGCAACTGACTTTAATCGCTTTGGGGATGGTCGACTCTGCATTGTTCGATGTAGTGGCTTTGGAGTTGAAACTACTAACCGGAGACATCAGCGTGGTGCAAATACCACCCGAACAACTAGTAATAGTAGTTTCCATAGTTAGCAACTCGGTTTTAGTAGAGGCgacatcttcttcattatcttcgCAACTAATGGTAGCGGTGGTAGTTGCTTCGCTGGTGATTGTAGTAACTGGAACAGTCAGGGTCGAGCAAACACCACCAGAGCATGTTGTTATAGTTGTTTCGACCGTGGAAGTTTCTGTAGTTGTTAATGTGTTCGCCTTAGCATTAATAGTAGTAACCGGAGACATCAGCGTGGTACAAATACCACCCGAACAACTAGTTATAGTAGTTTCCAAAGTTAGCAACTCGGTTTCAGTAGAAGtgatatcttcttcattatcttcgCAACTAATGGTAGCGGTGGTAGTGGCTTCGCTGGTGATTGTAGTAACTGGAACAGTCAGGGTCGAGCAAACACCACCAGGGCATGTTGTTATAGTTGTTTCGACCGTGGAAGTTTCTGTAGTTGTTAATGTGTTCGCCTTAGCATTAATAGTAGTAACCGGAGACATCAGCGTGGTACAAATACCACCCGAACAACTAGTTATAGTAGTTTCAACGGTAGAAACTTGAGTTTTCGTCAAAACACTATCTTCATTAGTACAACTACTCTTACAGCTCGTGATGACAATTTCATCTGTTGATAGGTTTGTAAATGTTGAGGTTGCATTACGAACATTTTCTATCGTGCTGAACAGACCGCTACTGATGGTGTTGGAACTTCTGGCATCACTGCAATTACTTCTTGAGGATACTAAGAGAGGGGAACTTGATGCAAAAGATGCGACTGACGATGTAGGTTCCatagaaaatgaagagacGATCGATTGGGAAACAGTGAAAGTACTTAAAGTGAAACTTGACATATTTGATGACGAAAGATATAAGGAAGAAGTCCGCTCAGCAATGAAGCTAGTGGATGTAGACGTAATTGCAGTAGACGACTCTGGAGAGGAACTGATTTCACTGAAGGGAATATTAGGAGAAACTGAATCGGTAGAGCTAGTGACCACAGTTGAAGAAACAGCAAGTGGAGTGGAAGGCGTAGCAAAAAAGGTAGTAGATTGGGTAGAGGAGTTACCAGAGACATCAGATTTAGCAGAAACAGTGGATCTGGTAAAGAAATCAGCAGCCTTGCTCGAGGAAACAACGGCTGAAGTGAAAGTGGATGTGGCAGATAGACTTTCAGTAGAAGAAATGGATTCATCAGAAGAAGGTCCAACCAAAGAAGTGGGTTCAACTGATGAACTGATCCCGCTTGAAGTAAGTACTTCAATGGAAGAAGGAATCTCAGAAGAGGAAGTAATTACACTAGAAACTATTAGTTCACTGGAAATGGTGATTTGATTAGAGGAGATAGATTCTGCGGAAGTGGTTGCTTTACTGAAAGAGAGAGGTTCAGCAGAAGAGGTGATTTCACTGAAAGTAGACCCGAAGGAAGAAACAGGTTCTGTCGTGGTCACTTGACTAGACCTGATAGGTTCAACAGAAGAGGTGACTTCACTTACAGTAGTAGGTTCAGCGGATGAAGTGACTTGACTAGACCTGATAGGTTCAACAGAAGAGGTGAATTCACTGACAGTAGTAGGTTCAGCGGATGAAGTGACTTGACTAGACCTGGTAGGTTCAACAGAAGAGGTGAATTCACTGACAGTAGTAGGTTCAGCGGATGAAGTGACTTGACTAGACCTGGTAGGTTCAACAGAAGAGGTGAATTCACTGACAGTAGTAGGTTCAGCGGATGAAGTGACTTGACTAGACCTGGTAGGTTCAACAGAAGAGGTGAATTCACTGACAGTAGTAGGTTCAGCGGATGAAGTGACTTGACTAGACCTGGTAGGTTCAACAGAAGAGGTGAATTCACTGACAGTAGTAGGTTCAGCGGATGAAGTGACTTGACTAGACCTGGTAGGTTCAACAGAAGAGGTGACTTCACTGACAGTAGTAGGCTCAGCGGATGAAGTGACTTGGCTGGGACTACTTGAACTGATATATGTATCGCTCGTAGTAGTAGTAGTTGCAGAAGTAGTGAATGCGTTAGTTGTTGAGACACTAGAGGTTGTATGGTCAGTAGAAGCCGTAGATGTGGCAGGTGTAGTAAGACTGGCAAAAGTGGTAGAGGTTGTAGCAGTGGTAGAAATGACAGAGGATGCAGAGGCACTAGAAGTACTGAAAGTGCTTGAAGTTGTAGAGGTCGTGGGAGCGGTAGAAATGGTAGAAGTGGTAGAGGTTGTAGAAGTTGTAGAAGTTGTAGGAGCGGTAGAGGTTGTAGAAGTTGTAGGAGTGGTAGAAGTTGTAGGAGTAGTCGATGTGCTTGAAGTAGTAGGAGTAGTCGATTTGGTGGAAGTTTGAGAAGTGGTGGAGGTTGTAGAAGTTGTAGGAGTGGTAGAAGTTGTAGGAGTGGTAGAAGTTGTAGAAGTTGTAGGAGTGGTAGAAGTAGTAGAGGTTGTAGGAGTAGTCGATGTGGTAGAAGTTGTAGGAGTGGTAGAAGTAGTAGAGGTTGTAGGAGTAGTCGATGTGGTAGAAGTTGTAGGAGTGGTAGAAGTAGTAGAGGTTGTAGGAGTAGTCGATGTGGTAGAAGTTGTAGGAGTGGTAGAAGTAGTA
Coding sequences:
- the DAN4 gene encoding Dan4p (Cell wall mannoprotein; has similarity to Tir1p, Tir2p, Tir3p, and Tir4p; expressed under anaerobic conditions, completely repressed during aerobic growth), with product MVNISIVAGIVALATSAAAITATTTLSPYDERVNLIELAVYVSDIRAHIFQYYSFRNHHKTETYPSEIAAAVFDYGDFTTRLTGISGDEVTRMITGVPWYSTRLKPAISSALSKDGIYTAIPTSTSTTTTKSSTSTTPTTTITSTTSTTSTTPTTSTTSTTPTTSTTSTTPTTSTTSTTPTTSTTSTTPTTSTTSTTPTTSTTSTTPTTSTTSTTPTTSTTSTTPTTSTTPTTSTTSTTSQTSTKSTTPTTSSTSTTPTTSTTPTTSTTSTAPTTSTTSTTSTTSTISTAPTTSTTSSTFSTSSASASSVISTTATTSTTFASLTTPATSTASTDHTTSSVSTTNAFTTSATTTTTSDTYISSSSPSQVTSSAEPTTVSEVTSSVEPTRSSQVTSSAEPTTVSEFTSSVEPTRSSQVTSSAEPTTVSEFTSSVEPTRSSQVTSSAEPTTVSEFTSSVEPTRSSQVTSSAEPTTVSEFTSSVEPTRSSQVTSSAEPTTVSEFTSSVEPIRSSQVTSSAEPTTVSEVTSSVEPIRSSQVTTTEPVSSFGSTFSEITSSAEPLSFSKATTSAESISSNQITISSELIVSSVITSSSEIPSSIEVLTSSGISSSVEPTSLVGPSSDESISSTESLSATSTFTSAVVSSSKAADFFTRSTVSAKSDVSGNSSTQSTTFFATPSTPLAVSSTVVTSSTDSVSPNIPFSEISSSPESSTAITSTSTSFIAERTSSLYLSSSNMSSFTLSTFTVSQSIVSSFSMEPTSSVASFASSSPLLVSSRSNCSDARSSNTISSGLFSTIENVRNATSTFTNLSTDEIVITSCKSSCTNEDSVLTKTQVSTVETTITSCSGGICTTLMSPVTTINAKANTLTTTETSTVETTITTCPGGVCSTLTVPVTTITSEATTTATISCEDNEEDITSTETELLTLETTITSCSGGICTTLMSPVTTINAKANTLTTTETSTVETTITTCSGGVCSTLTVPVTTITSEATTTATISCEDNEEDVASTKTELLTMETTITSCSGGICTTLMSPVSSFNSKATTSNNAESTIPKAIKVSCSAGACTTLTTVDAGISMFTRTGLSITQTTVTNCSGGTCTMLTAPIATATSKVISPIPKASSATSIAHSSASYTVSINTNGAYNFDKDNIFGTAIVAVVALLLL